One Nocardioides aromaticivorans genomic window carries:
- a CDS encoding helix-turn-helix domain-containing protein has translation MDFDEGGRQLAGLILEAASGGQHDQVAELIAPLDAEQLRSLVTMLAVQVDQSAPSSSAAGPAAVCELAIKTAAPMFGTTPEAIRSAERSRPVSDARAVAMTAAREVGLSMPVIAEHFDKDHASVIHAVRRTAERPRLADAAARVTAHVNDRYDAQLSRPETTVAPPPPAGLNVRA, from the coding sequence ATGGACTTCGACGAGGGCGGCCGCCAGCTGGCGGGCCTCATCCTCGAGGCGGCCAGCGGTGGCCAGCACGACCAGGTCGCCGAGCTGATCGCACCGCTCGACGCCGAGCAGCTGCGGTCCTTGGTGACCATGCTGGCCGTCCAGGTCGACCAGAGTGCCCCCAGCTCCTCCGCTGCTGGCCCAGCCGCGGTGTGCGAGCTGGCCATCAAAACTGCGGCCCCGATGTTCGGCACCACCCCGGAGGCGATCCGCAGCGCTGAACGCAGCCGACCGGTCAGCGACGCCCGTGCGGTGGCCATGACCGCCGCGCGCGAGGTCGGTCTGTCTATGCCGGTGATCGCGGAGCACTTCGACAAGGACCATGCCTCGGTGATCCACGCAGTACGCCGCACAGCTGAGCGACCGCGTCTGGCTGACGCCGCGGCCCGCGTCACCGCGCACGTCAACGACCGCTACGACGCCCAACTCTCCCGCCCCGAGACCACGGTGGCCCCCCCTCCACCCGCCGGCCTCAACGTTCGAGCCTGA
- a CDS encoding helix-turn-helix domain-containing protein: MVAAAEAFGTTPEVLLGADLTRTASDARAVAMTAARIHGHSLPAIARHFDRDHTTVLHATRRIEKTPPLRDLAAKIAADLPKQPSSSIGAGDAIEYVPERGHGALGVREQERAIPGASERAQLREAR, encoded by the coding sequence GTGGTCGCGGCCGCTGAGGCCTTCGGCACCACCCCGGAGGTCCTCCTGGGCGCCGACCTGACCCGAACGGCCTCGGATGCCCGCGCCGTGGCCATGACCGCGGCCCGGATCCACGGCCACAGCCTGCCGGCGATCGCGCGTCACTTCGACCGCGACCACACCACCGTGCTCCACGCCACCCGGCGCATCGAGAAGACCCCGCCGCTGCGGGACCTGGCCGCAAAGATCGCCGCCGACCTGCCCAAGCAGCCCTCCAGCAGCATCGGCGCAGGCGACGCCATCGAGTACGTGCCCGAGCGCGGTCACGGCGCCCTCGGGGTGCGCGAGCAGGAGCGGGCGATCCCCGGTGCCAGCGAGCGGGCCCAGCTGAGGGAGGCCCGGTGA
- a CDS encoding thermonuclease family protein produces MKALIGLAAAAVLALTAGGINAAIPGGPTGPEPTEGAATRVRVTAVVDGDTIRVETLGGPQLGRVRLLGIDAPEVAHPPEPAECYAEDATRLLEQLAPIGSTVELVTDSSEPNRDRYDRLLRYVDHDDVDVARELLASGAARRYEADQALAREESYTAAVDDAQGAERGLWGTC; encoded by the coding sequence GTGAAGGCCCTGATCGGCCTCGCGGCGGCCGCGGTCCTCGCGCTGACCGCCGGCGGGATCAACGCTGCCATCCCCGGAGGTCCGACCGGCCCCGAGCCAACTGAGGGCGCGGCCACCCGGGTGCGCGTGACCGCCGTCGTCGACGGCGACACGATCCGCGTCGAGACCCTCGGCGGTCCCCAGCTCGGCCGCGTACGACTACTGGGGATCGACGCCCCCGAAGTCGCCCACCCACCGGAGCCGGCGGAGTGCTACGCCGAGGACGCCACCCGGCTGCTCGAGCAGCTCGCCCCGATCGGCAGCACTGTCGAGCTCGTCACCGACAGCAGCGAGCCCAACCGCGACCGCTACGACCGGCTGCTGCGCTACGTCGACCACGACGACGTCGACGTAGCTCGTGAGCTCCTGGCCAGTGGCGCCGCCCGGCGCTACGAAGCAGACCAGGCGCTTGCCCGCGAGGAGTCGTACACCGCGGCCGTCGACGACGCCCAGGGCGCGGAGCGCGGCCTGTGGGGCACCTGCTGA